In Raphanus sativus cultivar WK10039 unplaced genomic scaffold, ASM80110v3 Scaffold3823, whole genome shotgun sequence, a genomic segment contains:
- the LOC130506954 gene encoding uncharacterized protein LOC130506954 — protein sequence MYPDVFAGGYGPGYGPEAFMAWASSLESFIMQNQVSSLESLSLAVSLLRGEAKAWWRVEKEARWYDEEPIYTWSELKIVMSFKYLPGFQWEEKEPDFDFFLEEIEQPDSLPEDSVSKMAVEQEGETQELCLYVPDQTKKKEEVLGESSTASESVLVLVNQGVKFSVMDHLRAIKGWQQVVFEPGGSLSASRRSNNKLAQKTVSYKLDLQGFFTPEKQDLRSNLFEGREDGVILSSCYEKGRESGGNTFLIRPLTDQNKLRSIKQKLVVVKEIPKLENEYEDHYTRPPDPMQHENQVIMSIGQGVLREIRGILLGSQKELVHPPV from the exons atgtatcctGATGTATTTGCTGGAGGATATGGTCCTGGATATGGACCAGAAGCTTTCATGGCGTGGGCTAGCAGCCTAGAGAGTTTCATTATGCAGAATCAAGTATCCTCATTGGAAAGCCTATCCCTTGCTGTTAGTTTGCTGAGAGGTGAGGCTAAAGCATGGTGGAGGGTAGAGAAAGAAGCTCGTTGGTATGATGAGGAACCAATCTACACTTGGAGTGAGCTTAAAATAGTCATGAGTTTTAAGTATTTGCCTGGTTTCCAATGGGAGGAGAAAGAaccagattttgattttttcttggaAGAGATTGAACAACCAGATTCACTACCAGAGGATTCAGTGTCCAAGATGGCAGTTGAACAGGAAGGAGAAACACAAGAGCTGTGTTTATATGTGCCtgatcaaacaaagaaaaaagaggaAGTGCTTGGAGAGTCATCTACAGCTTCTGAATCAGTCCTTGTCTTGGTTAATCAAG GTGTTAAGTTCAGTGTGATGGATCATCTGAGAGCTATAAAAGGCTGGCAGcaagttgtttttgaaccaggaggaagcttgagtGCTAGTAGACGAAGCAACAACAAGCTGGCtcagaaaacagtttcataTAAGCTTGATCTGCAAGGTTTCTTCACTCCTGAAAaacaagatttgaggtcaaatctttttgaagggagagaggatggtgTGATCCTGAGTAGCTGCTATGAAAAGGGAAGAGAGTCAGGAGGTAACACGTTCTTGATCAGACCCctaactgatcagaacaagctgagatCCATAAAACAAAAACTTGTTGTGGTTAAAGAGATACCAAAGCTTGAGAATGAATATGAGGATCATTACACACGACCACCAGACCCTATGCAACATGAGAATCAAGTTATAATGAGCATTGGCCAAGGTGTATTGAGAGAGATCAGAGGTATTCTCCTAGGCAGCCAGAAGGA